In Deferrivibrio essentukiensis, the genomic stretch ATATGTATGAATATAATAAAAAATACGATGTAATTGTCATAGGGGCTGGACATGCCGGGTGTGAAGCCGCATTAGCTTCTGCCAGAATGGGAGCCAAAACGTTATTGTTGACAATTTATATTGAAACAGTTGGGCAGATGAGCTGTAATCCTGCAATCGGAGGGCTTGCAAAAGGGAATTTGGTAAAGGACTTGGATGCTCTTGGTGGAGAGATGGGCAAAAATATAGATGAAACTGGGATTCAGTTTAGAATACTAAATAGTAAAAAGGGACCTGCTGTTAGAAGTTCGAGAGCACAAGCGGATAAGAAGCTATACAGAGATAGAATGCTTTCAGTCTTAATGAGTCAGTTTTCCCTTGATGTTAAACAAGGTGTTGTGACTGATATAATTGTTGAGAATAATGAAATAAAAGGGGTTGAGGTAGATTTTGGCTCAATCTTTTTAAGTAAAAGGGTAATATTGTGCTCCGGTACATTTTTGAATGGATTAATACATATAGGAGAAAAAAGTTATAAGGCAGGAAGAATGAATGAATTTCCGTCAGTTGATTTGGCAGAAAATTTAAAAAAGTTGGGATTTGATCTTGAGAGGCTCAAGACAGGCACACCGGCAAGACTACACGCTGATACAATTGATTTTTCAAAATTAGAAATTCAATATGGTGATGACGAGCCGAGACCTTTCTCTTTTGAGAATGAAAGAGTTAAGCTCCCTCAACTTCCTTGCCATATAGCTTATACTAATGAAAAAACACATGAAATAATTCGAGAAAATTTGCACCGCTCCCCACTGTATGCAGGTGTGATAAAAGGGATTGGGCCGAGATATTGTCCTTCAATCGAAGATAAGGTAAAAAAGTTTCCGGATAAGAACAGGCATCAAATATTTCTTGAGCCCGAAGGGCTTGACTGTAAGGAATATTACTCAAATGGTTTCTCATCTTCT encodes the following:
- the mnmG gene encoding tRNA uridine-5-carboxymethylaminomethyl(34) synthesis enzyme MnmG — protein: MYEYNKKYDVIVIGAGHAGCEAALASARMGAKTLLLTIYIETVGQMSCNPAIGGLAKGNLVKDLDALGGEMGKNIDETGIQFRILNSKKGPAVRSSRAQADKKLYRDRMLSVLMSQFSLDVKQGVVTDIIVENNEIKGVEVDFGSIFLSKRVILCSGTFLNGLIHIGEKSYKAGRMNEFPSVDLAENLKKLGFDLERLKTGTPARLHADTIDFSKLEIQYGDDEPRPFSFENERVKLPQLPCHIAYTNEKTHEIIRENLHRSPLYAGVIKGIGPRYCPSIEDKVKKFPDKNRHQIFLEPEGLDCKEYYSNGFSSSLPIDVQYKMYRSLEGLENVEFVRPAYAIEYDFVQPTNLYPTLETKKIKGLYFAGQINGTTGYEEAAVQGFVAAVNAVLSLDNKEPFILRRDESYIGVMIDDLVTKGVDEPYRVFHSRGEYRLLLREDNAEHRLIEYGRKFGLISEERYRRYLNEKNDLNKLINLLTSTKVKLNSENQVYLSSMGVALNEGTSCFDLLRRPEIDIYKLSRYINLNNFHKRVVEQAEISVKYEGYIKKQYSEAKKLSSLENVKIPDDILFEKIPGLRREYIEKLNAIKPKTLGQASRIQGMTPAAISLLHIYIERVRGK